The following coding sequences are from one Seonamhaeicola sp. ML3 window:
- a CDS encoding M14 family zinc carboxypeptidase — MKKTTLVGVILLFITQLSTSQDLFKRISINHPTESLEQAIKNLGIDLSCGVNHDHDHDELVLELPESELDKLDNIGIVYSIEINDLSKFYRDRINQTYNSALVNLNSEKANNRLNLSSKKTKTSTTAKSIASTTLDNFLEYVGCDEIDWATPSNFNLGSMGGCLTISEVEAELDQMRSLYPNLISAKTDASPTQQTTWGNPASTITHNGLTYEGQGTTRWNPQTIYYVRITGNESTVPEGTRPQSLFTSMIHSREVGSLMSNIYFMWYLLENYDTNPAIKNLIDNNELYFIPVVNPDGLRWNEHLSSSGGGMQRKNCRPNTGSTSNTTSTRGVDLNRNFDYFWGSAGSGSSGTPSNDSYRGPSAFSEPETQILRDFILARNFKTCLMNHSTGNAIPHPYGGIPSNTSGREDEMHKWHEDMTRYNRYISGATIFSAANGIADDWMVGGNPDGNNSTGSGQNILATTPEHGDSGFWPPVTDIVPISKRAMRLFLTSTYYAGKYAKLHDLTQSDISSLTSNLTFGIERLGQTTSNFTLTVTPVSSNITSIANIPVQTGMTILEQRNVTTQIILDAGIATNDKIEYNVQLSDGTNTFYNVNFEKYYQPTTTFTDNPDSDLLTNWTTSGTWSAANTSGAAYSGTRGIKIGDNTISSYGNNSTSTLTTTNTYDLSGASEVLVQFYTKWDLERNFDFVEILGSTDGSNWQSLCGKYNKPNATNSSNGSHGNKSGTSHSFQSNNSSGRVYDGDRFDNWVMEEVVIDPSNNSFLNGATNAQFRFRFRSDSDNRFESYSASGEGFFIDDFKIIKVQIPCAISIPTNLSVSNVAPTSATATWDNIPSATYDLRYKETSSGTWIEVNDVLATSYNFSSLSPSTNYEVQIKSACSSSKSNYTGSTNFTTTAISYCNSNGSGTYDTGITQVTFNTLSNSHTNNRENSGYQDFTAMSTTVQQGSSHVLYVNVDRDGGTGHAFAWIDLNIDGDFDDDGEEFDLGFANTGDNTQTSITPTITFSSGANFPTGETRLRIATRYNTDPTGPCATNYDGEVEDYTIIINSACTPPDEPTTACWETATFNTGTCSWDVTGTQPAEPTTACWETATFNTGTCSWEVTGTQPAEPTTACWEIATFNTATCSWDVTGTQPTEPTTACWETATFNTGTCSWDVTGTQPAEPTTACWETATFNTGTCSWDVTGTQPAEPTTACWETATFNTGTCSWDVTGTQPTEPTTACWETATFNTGTCSWDVTGTQPAEPTTACWETATFNTGTCSWDVTGTQPAEPTTACWETATFNTGTCSWEVTGTQPAEPTTACWETATFNTGTCSWDVTGTQPAEPTTACWETATFNTGTCSWDVTGTQPAEPTTACWETATFNTGTCSWEVTGTQPAEPTTACWEIATFNTATCSWDVTGTQPTEPTTECWETATFNTGTCSWDVTGTQPTEPTTACWETATFNTGTCSWNVTGTQPDEPTTACWETATFNTGTCSWNVTGTQPAEPTTACWETATFNTGTCSWDVTGTQPAEPTTACWETATFNTGTCSWDVTGTQPAEPTTACWETATFNTGTCSWDVTGTQPAEPTTVCWETATFNTATCSWDVTGTQPTEPSTACWETAIFNTGTCSWEVSTTETPQTFYADADNDGFGDFQTTIIACSPPIGFVSNSNDCDDRNYDINPGNSEILGNGIDDDCNPLTLDGTLNTDTDFQIKNLKISPNPFIDEVNIELPSNSVSTFRLILTDIRGRLILNKTYTPVNGKLSVSLNIPYLDMGSYFISITDTKSGYVSTKKLIKKSN, encoded by the coding sequence ATGAAAAAAACTACTTTGGTAGGTGTAATACTATTGTTTATTACACAACTATCAACCTCTCAGGATTTATTCAAAAGAATATCTATTAACCACCCCACGGAAAGTTTAGAACAAGCCATAAAAAATTTAGGCATAGACCTAAGTTGTGGTGTAAATCATGATCACGACCATGATGAACTAGTATTAGAACTTCCTGAATCTGAATTAGATAAACTAGACAATATAGGAATTGTTTACAGTATCGAAATTAATGACTTATCAAAATTCTACAGGGATAGAATAAACCAAACCTACAATAGCGCACTTGTAAATCTAAACTCCGAGAAAGCGAATAACAGGTTAAACCTTTCTTCCAAGAAAACAAAAACATCTACTACTGCCAAATCTATAGCAAGTACTACACTTGATAATTTCTTGGAATATGTTGGGTGTGATGAAATAGATTGGGCGACTCCTTCAAACTTCAACTTAGGAAGCATGGGAGGCTGTTTAACCATTAGTGAAGTAGAAGCTGAATTAGACCAAATGAGGTCATTATACCCAAACCTAATCTCTGCCAAAACAGATGCCTCCCCTACACAACAAACCACTTGGGGGAATCCTGCTTCAACAATTACTCATAATGGTTTGACTTATGAAGGGCAAGGAACAACTAGATGGAATCCTCAAACCATATACTATGTTAGAATTACTGGAAACGAATCGACTGTTCCAGAAGGTACACGCCCTCAATCTTTATTCACGTCCATGATACATTCTAGGGAAGTAGGAAGTTTAATGAGTAACATCTATTTTATGTGGTATTTGTTAGAAAACTATGATACAAATCCAGCAATAAAAAATTTAATTGATAATAACGAGCTCTATTTCATCCCTGTTGTAAACCCTGATGGATTGAGGTGGAACGAACATCTTTCCTCGTCTGGTGGCGGTATGCAAAGAAAAAACTGTAGACCTAATACTGGTAGTACTTCAAATACAACATCTACTAGAGGTGTAGATTTAAATAGAAATTTCGACTATTTCTGGGGATCGGCTGGTTCTGGATCTTCTGGAACACCCTCTAATGATTCCTATAGAGGACCTTCGGCTTTTTCAGAACCCGAAACACAAATCTTAAGAGATTTCATTCTTGCTAGAAATTTTAAAACCTGTTTAATGAACCATTCTACGGGTAATGCAATTCCACATCCTTATGGTGGAATCCCTTCTAATACTTCTGGTAGGGAAGATGAAATGCATAAATGGCACGAAGACATGACTAGATATAATAGATACATATCCGGTGCCACTATTTTTTCTGCCGCCAATGGTATTGCAGACGACTGGATGGTAGGTGGAAATCCGGACGGTAACAACTCAACTGGATCTGGACAAAATATCTTAGCCACTACTCCAGAACATGGTGATTCTGGTTTTTGGCCTCCAGTAACCGATATAGTACCCATTTCAAAACGTGCTATGCGTTTATTCTTAACTTCTACGTACTATGCTGGTAAATATGCGAAATTACACGACTTAACACAATCCGATATCAGTTCGTTGACCTCAAATTTAACTTTCGGTATAGAGCGCCTCGGGCAAACAACAAGTAATTTTACCCTTACAGTTACACCTGTATCTTCTAATATTACATCTATTGCTAATATTCCTGTGCAAACTGGAATGACCATATTGGAACAGAGAAATGTAACTACACAAATAATACTTGACGCTGGTATAGCAACTAATGATAAAATTGAGTATAACGTACAACTGTCTGATGGTACAAACACATTTTATAATGTAAACTTTGAAAAATACTATCAGCCTACTACTACTTTTACGGATAATCCTGATTCAGATTTATTAACCAACTGGACCACATCTGGTACTTGGTCTGCGGCAAACACTAGTGGTGCTGCTTATTCTGGTACAAGAGGAATTAAAATTGGTGATAATACTATTTCCTCTTATGGTAATAACTCCACAAGTACTTTAACTACTACAAACACGTATGATTTATCAGGTGCTAGCGAAGTACTCGTACAATTTTATACGAAATGGGATTTGGAAAGAAACTTCGATTTTGTAGAAATTTTAGGGTCGACAGATGGAAGCAACTGGCAATCATTATGTGGAAAATATAATAAACCGAATGCAACAAATAGCTCCAATGGTAGTCATGGCAATAAGAGCGGAACAAGTCACTCGTTCCAATCGAATAACAGTTCTGGCCGCGTATATGATGGCGACAGATTTGATAACTGGGTTATGGAAGAGGTTGTCATTGACCCTTCTAATAACAGCTTTCTAAATGGTGCAACCAATGCACAATTTAGATTTAGGTTTCGATCAGACAGTGATAATAGATTCGAAAGTTACTCTGCGAGTGGAGAAGGATTCTTTATAGATGATTTTAAAATCATTAAAGTACAAATACCGTGTGCAATTTCTATTCCCACAAATCTCTCAGTGTCAAATGTTGCTCCAACTTCGGCTACAGCGACTTGGGACAACATTCCCTCTGCAACCTACGACCTTAGATATAAAGAAACGAGTTCTGGGACCTGGATTGAAGTGAATGATGTTTTAGCAACCTCATATAACTTTTCATCCTTAAGCCCTTCCACAAACTACGAAGTTCAAATTAAAAGTGCTTGTTCCAGTTCAAAATCTAATTATACCGGATCAACAAATTTCACAACAACTGCAATTTCATATTGCAACTCCAATGGAAGTGGCACTTACGATACTGGCATTACACAGGTAACATTTAATACGCTATCTAATTCACATACCAACAACAGAGAAAATAGTGGTTACCAGGATTTTACAGCAATGTCAACAACCGTTCAACAGGGCTCATCTCATGTGTTATATGTAAATGTAGATAGAGATGGAGGTACTGGTCATGCTTTTGCTTGGATAGATTTAAATATTGATGGTGATTTTGATGATGACGGTGAGGAATTCGATTTAGGATTTGCCAATACTGGAGATAATACCCAAACAAGTATTACACCAACCATTACCTTTAGTAGTGGAGCCAATTTCCCTACTGGAGAAACAAGATTAAGAATTGCTACAAGATATAATACTGATCCTACGGGTCCTTGTGCCACCAATTATGATGGTGAGGTAGAGGACTATACTATAATCATAAATAGTGCTTGTACCCCACCTGATGAACCTACTACGGCATGTTGGGAAACAGCGACCTTTAATACTGGAACGTGTAGTTGGGACGTAACCGGAACGCAACCTGCCGAACCTACAACGGCCTGTTGGGAAACCGCGACCTTTAACACTGGAACGTGTAGTTGGGAGGTTACAGGAACTCAACCTGCTGAACCTACTACAGCATGTTGGGAAATAGCGACCTTTAACACCGCTACGTGTAGCTGGGACGTAACCGGAACGCAACCCACTGAACCTACAACGGCCTGTTGGGAAACCGCAACCTTTAACACTGGAACCTGTAGCTGGGACGTAACCGGAACGCAACCTGCCGAGCCTACTACGGCCTGTTGGGAAACCGCAACATTCAACACGGGGACGTGTAGCTGGGACGTAACCGGGACACAACCTGCTGAACCTACAACGGCATGTTGGGAAACCGCAACATTCAACACCGGGACGTGTAGTTGGGACGTAACCGGGACACAACCTACTGAACCTACTACGGCCTGTTGGGAAACCGCAACCTTTAACACTGGGACGTGTAGCTGGGACGTAACCGGAACGCAACCCGCTGAACCTACTACAGCTTGTTGGGAAACCGCAACCTTTAACACTGGTACGTGTAGTTGGGACGTTACGGGAACTCAACCTGCCGAACCTACTACGGCCTGTTGGGAAACCGCAACATTCAACACTGGAACGTGTAGTTGGGAGGTTACAGGAACTCAACCTGCCGAGCCAACTACAGCATGTTGGGAAACCGCAACATTCAACACCGGGACGTGTAGCTGGGACGTAACCGGAACGCAACCTGCCGAACCTACTACAGCATGTTGGGAAACCGCGACCTTTAACACTGGAACGTGTAGCTGGGACGTTACGGGAACACAACCTGCCGAACCTACTACGGCCTGTTGGGAAACTGCGACCTTTAACACTGGAACGTGTAGTTGGGAGGTTACAGGAACTCAACCTGCTGAACCTACTACAGCATGTTGGGAAATAGCGACCTTTAACACCGCTACGTGTAGCTGGGACGTAACCGGAACGCAACCCACTGAACCTACAACCGAATGTTGGGAAACCGCAACCTTTAACACTGGAACTTGTAGTTGGGACGTAACCGGAACGCAACCCACTGAACCTACAACGGCCTGTTGGGAAACCGCAACATTCAACACTGGAACCTGTAGCTGGAACGTAACCGGAACGCAACCTGATGAACCTACAACGGCCTGTTGGGAAACAGCGACATTCAACACCGGGACGTGTAGCTGGAACGTTACCGGAACGCAACCTGCCGAACCTACTACAGCTTGTTGGGAAACCGCAACCTTTAACACTGGTACGTGTAGTTGGGACGTTACGGGAACACAACCTGCCGAACCTACTACGGCATGTTGGGAAACCGCAACATTCAACACTGGAACCTGTAGCTGGGACGTAACCGGAACGCAACCTGCCGAGCCTACAACGGCCTGTTGGGAAACCGCGACCTTTAACACCGGAACCTGTAGTTGGGACGTAACCGGGACACAACCTGCTGAACCTACAACAGTCTGTTGGGAAACCGCGACCTTTAACACCGCTACGTGTAGCTGGGACGTAACCGGAACGCAACCTACTGAACCTTCAACTGCTTGTTGGGAAACCGCGATATTCAACACTGGGACGTGTAGTTGGGAGGTTTCAACAACTGAAACGCCTCAAACTTTCTATGCTGATGCTGATAACGATGGTTTTGGAGATTTTCAGACAACGATAATTGCCTGTTCACCACCAATCGGATTCGTAAGTAATTCTAATGACTGTGACGATAGAAATTATGATATTAATCCTGGAAACTCTGAAATCTTAGGTAATGGTATAGATGATGATTGTAATCCGTTAACTTTGGACGGTACTTTAAATACTGATACCGATTTTCAAATTAAAAATTTAAAGATCAGTCCTAATCCTTTTATTGATGAAGTAAACATAGAGCTTCCCTCAAATTCTGTAAGTACTTTTAGACTGATACTAACAGATATAAGAGGACGCCTCATACTCAATAAAACCTATACACCTGTTAACGGAAAATTAAGTGTCTCTCTAAATATACCATACTTAGACATGGGAAGTTACTTTATCAGTATCACTGACACCAAATCGGGTTACGTATCAACTAAAAAATTAATAAAAAAGTCAAATTAA
- a CDS encoding LamG-like jellyroll fold domain-containing protein: MNKVRSLTRYHLLCLFIFTYANLLGLNALDSDDTWINNSKKSFCSEDTKHKTFESAATITETKFAVSFNGENQYLDAGNVNGLINTSYTISAWIKRNTNNNELDIISKNNGDYGYALRISNSNKLNFVWRNKGDDCYSSLIAPSEISENVWHHVAVTFNRNTNALSLFINGELKAQDQIQKPILVETNAHFLIGASHDLKNKNCFNGSIDEVRIWNLDLKAEQIRYIMNQEIEACSSVVNGKILPFQTTKNEIASISWEHLISYYSMNTLVLGKVKDESNNGHNASLVNIDHLENQTAPLPYKTIENGDWNNPNTWLNGNIQCLPGKSWNTESTDAIGFNIVEINNNINLKTNKSVLGLIINKGRLNIGDTTEGANNTKINVSHYLKLDGIINLKGKSELVQGAQSDFESTSNSAMEINLQGTSNTFTYNYWSSPVSVTSNSSHTASSVITNVGFITSGYNGTASPIQNADYWIWKYAHDTKNNQSQWQHIRSTGPIQPGEGFTMKGPGTSNPYQDYTFSGQPNNGDINLSIAKDNDYLIGNPYPSVIDANTFLKDNLSTTEGGNNTNGNIINGALYFFDHFMLNTHLPGEYQGGYGMYTLMGSTQAINKNTRINFEGSPNLKTPGRFIPIGQGFFVSSKLKKDTDENTLSPKIPQEVSGGAILFQNNQRSLSSTIEDNREKIKLIFDSPNGYYRQLLVGVDEKASNNFDIGYDGVLIEDNNEDAFWVMDSEKLIIQAVNNFSTNQILPLGLKISKQGNGVFKIDNLSNIPNNLDVLIHDKELKEYHSLREGLYTVNLSPGEYLNRFEITFKISSQPFENEETESDNQDTSENDTTEDSDDEVVDDNTENDEAENNTDETSDNDNNTEEEGNNDPEDSNDTTNEEDNNDTTEDNSRDDETIAEDIDNNSEDNTENKVETYYSNNKTSVIIENPGLKYIDNIRLVNILGQTIYEFSLNNNMSFLELKTRHLNTGNYILQLTTKDEIITKKVLIK, encoded by the coding sequence ATGAACAAGGTACGTTCCCTTACTAGGTATCACTTACTGTGTCTTTTCATATTCACTTATGCAAACCTATTAGGTCTAAACGCATTAGACTCTGATGACACATGGATTAATAATTCCAAGAAAAGCTTCTGCTCAGAGGACACAAAACATAAAACTTTTGAATCAGCTGCTACAATTACAGAAACAAAATTTGCGGTATCCTTTAACGGTGAGAACCAATATTTAGATGCTGGAAATGTAAACGGTTTAATAAATACCAGTTATACCATTAGCGCTTGGATTAAAAGAAACACAAATAATAATGAGTTAGATATAATTTCTAAAAATAACGGCGACTATGGTTATGCCTTGCGAATAAGTAACAGTAACAAACTGAACTTTGTATGGAGAAATAAAGGAGATGACTGTTATAGTAGCTTAATCGCACCTTCTGAAATTTCTGAAAACGTTTGGCATCATGTAGCTGTAACCTTTAACAGAAATACTAACGCATTAAGCTTATTTATTAACGGTGAACTAAAAGCACAGGACCAAATACAAAAACCAATACTAGTAGAAACAAATGCCCATTTTCTGATTGGGGCATCCCATGACTTAAAAAATAAAAACTGTTTTAACGGAAGTATCGATGAAGTTAGAATTTGGAACTTAGACCTTAAAGCGGAGCAAATACGATATATCATGAATCAAGAAATAGAGGCATGCTCGTCTGTCGTTAATGGTAAAATATTGCCTTTTCAAACAACAAAAAACGAAATAGCCTCCATATCTTGGGAACATTTAATTAGTTATTACTCCATGAACACATTGGTTCTTGGAAAAGTAAAAGACGAATCTAATAATGGTCATAACGCTTCTTTGGTAAATATTGACCATTTAGAGAACCAAACGGCGCCACTACCCTACAAGACAATTGAAAATGGAGATTGGAACAATCCCAATACCTGGCTTAACGGTAATATACAGTGTCTTCCGGGAAAGTCATGGAATACAGAAAGCACGGATGCTATAGGTTTTAATATTGTGGAAATAAATAACAATATTAACCTAAAAACCAATAAAAGTGTGTTAGGCCTTATAATAAATAAAGGGCGTTTAAACATTGGAGACACCACAGAAGGTGCAAACAATACCAAAATAAATGTTTCCCATTATTTAAAACTTGATGGAATCATTAACTTGAAGGGAAAATCGGAGTTAGTCCAAGGTGCTCAGAGCGATTTTGAAAGCACTAGTAACAGTGCCATGGAAATAAATTTACAAGGTACCAGTAACACTTTTACCTACAATTATTGGTCTTCCCCTGTCTCTGTTACCAGTAATTCCAGCCATACAGCGAGTAGCGTTATAACCAACGTAGGTTTTATTACTTCTGGATATAATGGTACAGCATCTCCTATACAAAATGCAGATTATTGGATTTGGAAATATGCTCATGATACTAAAAACAATCAATCGCAATGGCAGCATATTAGAAGTACAGGACCCATTCAACCTGGCGAAGGTTTTACAATGAAAGGCCCCGGTACATCTAACCCTTATCAAGATTATACGTTTTCTGGACAGCCCAATAATGGAGATATCAACCTAAGCATTGCAAAAGATAACGACTATTTAATTGGCAATCCCTATCCTTCGGTTATCGATGCCAATACATTTTTAAAAGATAACCTCAGTACTACAGAAGGTGGCAACAACACCAATGGCAACATCATTAATGGTGCACTATATTTTTTCGACCATTTTATGTTAAACACACACTTACCTGGAGAATACCAGGGAGGTTATGGTATGTACACATTAATGGGTAGTACACAAGCAATAAATAAAAACACCAGAATAAATTTTGAAGGGTCGCCAAACTTAAAAACACCGGGAAGATTTATCCCTATTGGCCAAGGTTTTTTTGTATCGTCTAAGCTAAAAAAAGATACCGATGAAAATACTTTAAGCCCCAAAATACCTCAAGAAGTTTCTGGAGGTGCAATTCTTTTTCAGAACAATCAACGAAGTCTGAGCAGTACTATTGAAGATAATAGAGAAAAGATTAAGCTTATTTTCGATTCTCCTAATGGTTATTACAGACAACTGTTGGTAGGTGTAGATGAAAAAGCATCGAATAACTTCGATATAGGTTATGACGGCGTGCTTATCGAAGACAATAACGAGGATGCGTTCTGGGTAATGGACTCCGAGAAATTGATAATTCAAGCCGTGAACAATTTTAGCACTAACCAAATTTTACCTTTAGGCCTAAAAATTTCAAAACAGGGTAACGGAGTTTTTAAAATTGATAATTTATCTAACATACCCAACAATCTTGATGTACTGATTCATGATAAAGAATTAAAAGAATATCATAGTCTCAGAGAAGGGCTTTATACCGTAAACCTTTCACCAGGAGAATATTTAAATCGTTTTGAAATAACTTTTAAAATAAGTTCTCAACCCTTCGAAAATGAAGAAACTGAAAGTGACAACCAAGACACTTCAGAAAATGATACAACAGAAGATAGCGATGATGAAGTTGTTGACGATAATACTGAAAATGATGAAGCCGAGAACAACACAGACGAAACATCTGATAATGATAACAACACTGAAGAAGAAGGTAATAATGACCCCGAAGACTCTAACGATACAACAAACGAAGAGGACAATAACGATACCACTGAAGATAATTCAAGAGATGATGAAACTATCGCTGAGGATATAGATAACAACAGTGAAGACAATACCGAAAACAAAGTAGAGACCTATTATTCCAATAATAAAACAAGTGTAATAATAGAGAACCCTGGACTGAAGTATATTGACAATATAAGATTAGTAAATATATTGGGGCAAACTATTTATGAATTCAGCTTAAACAATAATATGTCGTTTTTAGAACTAAAAACACGACACCTCAATACCGGAAACTATATATTACAACTTACCACAAAAGATGAAATAATAACCAAAAAGGTGCTTATTAAATAA
- a CDS encoding IS3 family transposase, giving the protein MCPRAKKKAKYQALIKAREKSRGFASLATVCSFFGLKRDAYYKYKRRADKRLQIEQKTIQIVKQRRKSLPREGTRKLIKSLDNNFKQAGLNVGRDTLFNILRKHNMLIHRKKAHHKTTNSFHRFYKYKNIIKDLEIKEPNQVWVSDITYIRTINGFSYLALITDMYSRKIVGYDLSDSLELAGCVRALQKALKQSGKRTPQVHHSDRGIQYCSNLYTNILRNKNIKISMTEDNHCYENALAERVNGILKDEFYLDQTFDSLKHAKRAAKNAINLYNSIRLHLSLDFKTPEMVYTNAA; this is encoded by the coding sequence ATCTGTCCTCGAGCTAAAAAAAAAGCTAAATATCAAGCCCTGATAAAGGCCAGGGAAAAGTCTAGGGGATTTGCTTCTTTAGCTACTGTTTGCAGCTTCTTCGGTCTTAAACGCGATGCATACTACAAGTATAAACGTAGAGCAGACAAGCGATTACAGATTGAACAGAAAACCATTCAGATAGTCAAGCAGAGACGTAAATCCCTGCCTAGAGAAGGCACCAGAAAGCTTATTAAGTCTCTAGATAACAACTTTAAGCAAGCTGGCTTAAATGTCGGTAGAGACACCTTGTTTAACATCTTAAGAAAACACAATATGCTGATTCACAGAAAGAAAGCACATCATAAAACCACAAACTCATTCCACAGGTTCTACAAGTACAAGAACATCATCAAGGATTTGGAAATAAAGGAACCAAACCAAGTTTGGGTAAGCGATATAACCTACATCAGAACTATCAATGGCTTCTCCTACCTTGCCCTCATTACAGATATGTACAGCCGTAAGATAGTAGGATATGACCTTAGTGACAGCCTTGAGCTGGCAGGCTGTGTAAGGGCTCTTCAAAAAGCCCTGAAACAGTCTGGTAAGCGTACGCCTCAAGTACACCACTCTGACCGTGGAATCCAATATTGCAGTAACCTTTACACTAACATTCTAAGAAATAAAAACATCAAAATCAGTATGACCGAAGACAATCATTGCTACGAAAACGCACTTGCAGAACGTGTAAACGGCATCCTTAAAGACGAGTTCTATCTCGACCAGACCTTTGACAGCCTGAAACACGCTAAGCGTGCAGCAAAAAATGCTATCAACTTATACAACTCTATAAGATTACATTTATCTTTAGATTTTAAAACACCTGAAATGGTATATACAAATGCAGCGTAA
- a CDS encoding transposase, with product MYKNDKVIRRYSESFKLKILDELTTGKLNKYQLGKAYGINSSTINEWIKKYNRKDLMNTRVTVKTKDEITRIKQLQKEIEQLKKLLLKKDMDALVDESYLEVAAEQLGYKSVLELKKKLNIKP from the coding sequence ATGTACAAAAATGACAAAGTAATTAGACGGTATTCAGAATCTTTTAAACTCAAAATTTTAGACGAACTTACCACCGGAAAACTAAACAAGTATCAATTAGGCAAGGCTTACGGCATCAACTCTTCTACCATTAACGAATGGATCAAGAAGTACAACCGTAAGGACTTAATGAACACACGAGTAACCGTGAAAACAAAAGACGAGATAACACGTATCAAACAGCTTCAAAAAGAGATTGAACAGCTCAAGAAACTCTTATTGAAAAAGGATATGGATGCGCTTGTAGATGAATCCTATCTTGAAGTAGCCGCAGAACAGTTAGGCTACAAATCTGTCCTCGAGCTAAAAAAAAAGCTAAATATCAAGCCCTGA
- a CDS encoding esterase family protein: MNQKHLLLALTLFINISIFGQNGEVLENQIIQSEVLNKEVKYNIYLPPNYDTVKAYPTIYFLHGFGGNNNSPHSKGIIKDIDSLITKGRFPETIIVCPNAGKSWYIDDYAGKEKYASMFTSEFIPEMKKRYALTKSTQKTVVMGSSMGGFGALRFTMINPEEFRICVSFMGAISTKKQMVEDLEKYYQRFHAHLYGENLSPEERTNEVYVNNNALYIAEKVDVEILKSKKWYIQTCDDDFHSLPNAELHILFHEKDIKHEFRVTNGKHNKTCIDNSIPDALEFLKNNLTEGK, encoded by the coding sequence ATGAATCAAAAACACCTTTTATTAGCCTTAACCCTTTTCATAAATATCTCAATTTTTGGACAAAATGGAGAAGTTCTTGAAAATCAAATCATTCAAAGTGAAGTTCTAAATAAAGAGGTTAAATACAATATATATTTACCACCCAATTATGATACTGTAAAAGCATACCCTACTATTTATTTCTTGCATGGATTTGGTGGTAATAATAATAGTCCTCATTCCAAAGGCATTATCAAAGACATTGATTCTTTAATTACAAAGGGGCGTTTTCCTGAAACAATTATAGTTTGTCCAAATGCAGGAAAATCTTGGTATATCGATGACTATGCAGGTAAGGAGAAATACGCATCAATGTTTACTTCCGAATTTATTCCTGAAATGAAAAAACGATACGCATTGACCAAATCCACTCAGAAAACCGTTGTGATGGGATCATCAATGGGAGGATTTGGAGCATTACGATTTACCATGATAAACCCAGAAGAGTTTAGAATTTGCGTAAGCTTCATGGGAGCAATAAGCACAAAAAAACAAATGGTTGAAGATTTAGAGAAATATTATCAACGCTTTCATGCGCATTTGTACGGAGAAAACTTGAGCCCAGAAGAAAGAACAAATGAAGTTTATGTCAATAACAACGCGCTGTATATTGCCGAAAAGGTAGATGTAGAAATTCTTAAAAGCAAAAAGTGGTATATCCAAACCTGCGATGACGATTTCCACTCACTTCCTAATGCTGAATTGCATATACTATTTCATGAAAAGGATATTAAACATGAATTTAGGGTTACCAATGGAAAGCATAACAAAACATGTATCGATAATTCAATTCCAGATGCATTGGAGTTCTTAAAAAACAATTTGACTGAAGGGAAATAG
- a CDS encoding group III truncated hemoglobin, with amino-acid sequence MSKPDIQNREDVFVLVSSFYDKVKKHEFLGPFFKQAINDWDAHIENLTNFWESSLFLQTRYYGDPLKVHVKVDEVNNNTITQEHFGHWLNLWFETIDEHFEGQYAMNAKRRAQKMGTFLFLKIFEARQV; translated from the coding sequence ATGAGTAAACCAGATATACAAAATAGAGAAGATGTTTTTGTCTTGGTCTCTTCTTTTTACGATAAGGTTAAAAAGCATGAGTTTTTAGGACCATTTTTTAAACAGGCTATTAATGATTGGGATGCCCATATCGAAAACTTAACCAATTTTTGGGAATCTAGTCTGTTTTTACAAACGCGGTATTACGGAGACCCTCTGAAGGTTCATGTTAAAGTCGATGAGGTTAACAATAATACAATAACCCAAGAGCATTTTGGACACTGGCTAAATTTATGGTTCGAAACCATAGATGAGCATTTTGAAGGTCAATATGCTATGAATGCTAAACGGCGCGCCCAGAAAATGGGAACGTTTCTTTTTTTAAAAATTTTTGAAGCAAGACAGGTTTAG